The genomic region AGCGTCGGCCCTGCAGCCCACCGGGCCGGGATCCTTCGCAGGCAACCTGCATCGAGCACCGCTCCCGCCGCCGGCGAACCGCAAGTTTGCTCCGTGCCCCCGGCCGTTCCCCAAGGTCGCCGTCGACCCCACCCTGAAACCGGCGACCCGGGGGACGGCCTTTTCTTATCGGCTGAATATGCTTAGTTGGTCCTTTCCTGACTCGCTCAGTCTTCAGGCTCTGAACCGGCGACCGGGGACGGCCTTTTCTTATCGGCTGAATATGCTTAGTTGGTCCTTTCCTGACTCGCTCAGTCTTCAGGCTCTGAACCGGCGACCGGGGACGGCCTTTTCTTATCGGCTGAATATGCTAAAATAGGCCTCCCCGTGCCAAGTCACCCCTAAGATCACCGCAGGAAGGACGACCATGAGCCAGGATCTGCTCCAATACATCCGCGTCATCGAGGACTTCCCCAAGCCGGGCATCAGCTTCAAGGACATTACCACCCTGATCGGCCACCCCGAGGGTTTCAAGAAGACCCTGGACGCCCTCGAGGCGCTGCACAAAGACAATCCCCCCGACGTCATCGCCGGGATCGAGAGTCGGGGCTTCATCTTCGGCGCCGCCCTGGCCGACCGCTTCGACTGCGGCCTGGTGCTGGTGCGCAAGAAGGGCAAGCTGCCCGCCGCGACCTACGAGGAGACCTACGAGCTGGAGTACGGTACGGCCACCCTCGAGGTCCACACCGACGCCTTCGAGCCCGGCCAGCGCGTGCTGCTGATCGACGACCTGCTGGCCACCGGCGGCACCGCCGCCGCCGCGGTCAAGCTGATCGAGCAGGCCGGCGGCAAGGTCATCGCCGCCGACTTCGTCATCGAGCTCGACTTCCTCGAGGGCCGCGGGAAGCTGCCCGGGGTGACCGTCAACAGCCTGATCCATACCTGAAAACCGCA from Candidatus Coatesbacteria bacterium harbors:
- a CDS encoding adenine phosphoribosyltransferase — encoded protein: MSQDLLQYIRVIEDFPKPGISFKDITTLIGHPEGFKKTLDALEALHKDNPPDVIAGIESRGFIFGAALADRFDCGLVLVRKKGKLPAATYEETYELEYGTATLEVHTDAFEPGQRVLLIDDLLATGGTAAAAVKLIEQAGGKVIAADFVIELDFLEGRGKLPGVTVNSLIHT